A window of the Bufo gargarizans isolate SCDJY-AF-19 chromosome 1, ASM1485885v1, whole genome shotgun sequence genome harbors these coding sequences:
- the DDIT4L gene encoding DNA damage-inducible transcript 4-like protein — MDHLSTAPNIGDALSFVRTSHLVTMLENSLYRAKRAKLHCSKVLVPKELTTRVAQEALKLSLNEPCGLRGCIIYMNLESCNKQAALDTIVYDCSVEPTFELKLVLKQDTQGWDYLRDLLLNKTCFPQLFKSVIKLSPKFHISKRRLYFSVVGAGNEEC, encoded by the coding sequence ATGGATCACTTGTCCACTGCACCCAATATCGGAGATGCTCTGTCTTTTGTGAGAACCAGCCATTTAGTGACAATGTTAGAGAACAGCTTATATAGAGCAAAACGTGCAAAACTTCACTGTTCAAAAGTTCTTGTCCCTAAAGAACTAACCACACGAGTGGCCCAGGAGGCACTAAAACTATCCTTGAATGAGCCCTGTGGACTGCGAGGCTGCATTATATATATGAATCTGGAAAGCTGCAATAAGCAGGCTGCCTTGGACACAATAGTGTATGACTGCTCAGTGGAACCAACCTTTGAACTGAAGCTTGTTTTAAAGCAGGACACTCAAGGATGGGACTACCTAAGAGATCTTCTTCTCAACAAAACCTGTTTCCCACAACTTTTTAAAAGTGTCATCAAATTAAGCCCCAAGTTTCATATCTCCAAGAGGAGATTGTATTTTTCAGTTGTAGGTGCAGGAAATGAAGAGTGCTAG